A genomic segment from Fusobacteriaceae bacterium encodes:
- a CDS encoding MBL fold metallo-hydrolase, whose translation MIILLPAIILFLILCARSYAKSELTFFHPGHACFVVENGLEKLVIDPYDDSLGYPVVEGVANYAISSHGHFDHCYTDKIKVEQGSGSFTIEKVESFHDNRQGADRGSNTIHVITTGGIRIAHLGDLGHLLTEKQLPALQNIDVLLIPIGGTYTLDPQQAAEVVKQIDPAVVVPMHYQTKELKNLRLASVEEFLTLVKGEYEILRSGDKKWVYKKPAKKAVVVF comes from the coding sequence ATGATAATTTTATTACCCGCAATCATATTGTTTCTCATTCTCTGCGCCCGCTCCTACGCCAAGTCGGAACTTACCTTTTTCCACCCGGGTCACGCCTGCTTTGTCGTCGAAAACGGCCTTGAAAAGCTCGTCATTGACCCCTATGATGATTCGCTCGGGTATCCGGTGGTGGAAGGCGTCGCAAATTATGCCATCAGCAGCCACGGTCACTTTGATCACTGCTATACGGACAAGATCAAAGTCGAACAGGGAAGCGGGAGTTTTACTATTGAAAAGGTGGAGAGCTTCCACGACAACAGACAAGGCGCCGACCGTGGGAGCAACACGATTCACGTCATCACAACAGGAGGAATTCGAATCGCGCATTTGGGGGATCTGGGCCACCTTCTCACGGAGAAGCAGCTGCCCGCGCTGCAAAATATCGACGTCCTCTTGATTCCGATCGGAGGAACTTACACGTTGGACCCCCAACAGGCCGCCGAGGTCGTAAAGCAAATCGATCCCGCCGTCGTGGTTCCCATGCATTACCAGACGAAAGAGCTGAAAAATTTGCGTCTGGCTTCCGTGGAGGAGTTTCTGACCCTCGTGAAAGGGGAGTATGAAATCCTTCGCTCCGGCGACAAGAAGTGGGTTTATAAAAAGCCCGCCAAGAAGGCTGTTGTGGTGTTTTGA